A single region of the Microthrixaceae bacterium genome encodes:
- a CDS encoding DUF2637 domain-containing protein, which yields MRETSPQRWAAGTAVAGTVFIAAGAFWLSFTSLADLAARSGIGAGQAWAWPLIVDGIIVVATVAVVALAGQRSAWYPWALLVGGALVSVTANAIHAVVAADADVPRILAASVAAVPPVVLLAITHLTVILTRAPVPPPESDAPDQAGVTVRAGTSAESASSPLEAVSASAGPGELFPVPAEADSLDPADRRAAGWELREAGWSNKRIARELGVHPSTVGRWFAPAHLPTDITESADEREETTS from the coding sequence ATGCGTGAGACGAGTCCGCAACGCTGGGCCGCTGGAACAGCGGTCGCGGGGACGGTGTTCATCGCCGCCGGGGCATTCTGGCTGTCCTTCACCTCACTGGCCGATCTGGCCGCACGCTCCGGGATCGGGGCCGGGCAGGCGTGGGCGTGGCCGCTGATCGTGGACGGCATCATCGTCGTCGCCACCGTCGCCGTCGTCGCACTCGCGGGTCAACGTTCGGCCTGGTACCCGTGGGCGCTGCTGGTCGGCGGCGCGCTCGTGTCGGTGACGGCGAACGCGATCCATGCCGTCGTCGCCGCTGACGCCGACGTGCCACGCATCCTCGCCGCATCGGTCGCCGCTGTCCCTCCCGTGGTGCTGCTCGCGATCACCCACCTCACCGTCATCCTCACCCGCGCCCCGGTTCCCCCACCAGAATCTGACGCGCCAGACCAGGCCGGCGTCACCGTGCGTGCCGGGACTTCCGCCGAGTCAGCGTCGAGCCCACTGGAAGCAGTCTCGGCATCTGCCGGTCCCGGCGAACTCTTCCCGGTCCCTGCCGAGGCCGACTCGCTCGATCCGGCGGACCGTCGAGCCGCTGGGTGGGAGCTACGGGAGGCGGGGTGGTCGAACAAACGGATCGCCCGCGAGCTCGGCGTGCACCCCTCGACCGTCGGCCGCTGGTTCGCGCCCGCACACCTTCCCACTGACATCACCGAGTCCGCCGACGAGCGGGAGGAGACCACCTCATGA
- a CDS encoding ImmA/IrrE family metallo-endopeptidase, translating into MASTLEQRAAREAKLEELHEKLTGAVEQLVSGDDWRDALAFAARFRSRSFNNTMLIWVQHQVAFEAGRVPDPFPMLVAGYRQWQALGRQVMKGQPGYMIFAPVTGRFATATPSDAGSWRRLGPREKPQPGEVVRSRMVGARPAYVWDVSQTDGEPLPATPMPVLLEGEAPAGLWEGLAEQIRAAGFEVASVPDEMAIMGANGMTDYEARTVSVRENMPAAARVKTLAHELAHVRMHDPDDMEARQHRGIREVEAESVALMIGAAHGMTTDGYTIPYVSTWAARVDGQEAAQVVQATGERVRKTALAILDQLDTPQLSDGTPPGLERDTPAAKPTRASSRSVEPDRPHTAPVLAGRGL; encoded by the coding sequence ATGGCATCGACACTGGAGCAGCGGGCGGCGCGTGAGGCGAAGCTTGAAGAGTTGCACGAGAAGTTGACGGGCGCGGTAGAGCAGCTCGTTTCCGGCGACGACTGGCGCGACGCACTCGCGTTCGCTGCCCGGTTCCGCTCCCGCTCGTTCAACAACACGATGCTCATCTGGGTGCAACACCAAGTCGCGTTCGAAGCCGGTCGGGTACCCGACCCGTTCCCGATGCTCGTCGCTGGCTACCGGCAGTGGCAGGCGTTGGGGCGTCAGGTGATGAAGGGCCAGCCGGGCTACATGATCTTTGCTCCGGTGACGGGCAGGTTCGCCACGGCCACGCCGTCGGATGCCGGGTCGTGGCGGCGGCTGGGGCCACGGGAGAAGCCGCAGCCCGGTGAGGTGGTGCGCTCCCGCATGGTCGGCGCCCGGCCCGCGTATGTGTGGGATGTCTCCCAGACCGACGGTGAACCCCTCCCCGCCACGCCCATGCCGGTGCTGTTGGAAGGCGAGGCCCCGGCAGGGCTCTGGGAGGGCCTCGCCGAGCAGATACGGGCGGCCGGATTCGAGGTCGCGTCCGTGCCGGACGAGATGGCGATCATGGGCGCGAACGGCATGACCGACTACGAGGCGCGCACCGTGTCGGTGCGCGAGAACATGCCTGCTGCTGCACGAGTGAAGACGCTGGCGCACGAACTCGCGCATGTGCGGATGCACGATCCCGACGACATGGAGGCACGGCAGCATCGCGGCATCCGCGAGGTCGAAGCCGAGAGCGTCGCGCTGATGATCGGTGCCGCGCACGGCATGACCACCGATGGGTACACGATCCCGTACGTCTCGACCTGGGCCGCCCGCGTAGACGGCCAAGAGGCCGCCCAGGTGGTGCAGGCTACCGGCGAACGCGTCCGCAAGACCGCACTGGCGATCCTCGACCAGCTCGACACCCCACAACTCAGCGACGGCACCCCACCCGGCCTGGAACGCGACACCCCGGCAGCGAAGCCTACCCGCGCGTCGTCTCGGTCGGTTGAGCCTGACCGGCCGCATACTGCACCGGTGCTGGCGGGACGGGGGCTGTGA
- a CDS encoding bifunctional DNA primase/polymerase, which translates to MPDPLDVLAALIGVDRAPDLAEAARRLAAAGVPVFPCEPDGKRPLTRRGFLDAGSDAAQVAAWWSRTPNANIGIPTGAASGVVVVDVDVHGPIDGRVAWKRAADAGLVDGAGLLVRTPTGGTHAYFPATPGVEQRSWQAANAGVDFRGDGGYIIAPPSQRTIDGTMRRYRIADIAAHSIGAVDAGRLRDFLDPRPAAPTRASGGEVAVDAERLAAWVAGRGEGERNRGLFWAACRLAENGTPSTDALDALGPAAAQAGLSEREITTTVRSAYRATQPTPAPRPSADAPRGGADHWCSRSAAPSAVSLGRAGL; encoded by the coding sequence ATGCCCGACCCTCTCGACGTTCTCGCCGCGCTCATCGGAGTCGACCGGGCACCGGACCTCGCAGAAGCCGCACGAAGGCTTGCAGCGGCGGGCGTCCCGGTGTTCCCATGCGAGCCCGATGGGAAGCGACCGCTCACCCGTCGCGGGTTCCTCGATGCGGGCAGCGACGCTGCGCAGGTCGCGGCGTGGTGGTCCCGCACCCCAAACGCGAACATCGGCATCCCGACGGGTGCCGCATCGGGTGTTGTCGTGGTGGATGTCGATGTCCACGGCCCTATCGATGGTCGCGTGGCCTGGAAGCGCGCCGCCGACGCGGGACTCGTGGATGGGGCGGGTCTGCTGGTGCGCACCCCGACCGGCGGCACGCACGCCTACTTCCCGGCGACCCCAGGTGTGGAGCAGCGCTCGTGGCAGGCCGCCAACGCGGGTGTCGATTTCCGTGGTGACGGCGGCTACATCATCGCCCCGCCCTCCCAACGGACCATTGACGGCACCATGCGGCGCTACCGGATCGCCGACATCGCCGCCCACTCGATCGGCGCTGTGGACGCAGGTCGGCTGCGGGATTTCCTCGACCCCCGCCCCGCCGCCCCAACGCGTGCCAGCGGCGGCGAGGTGGCTGTGGATGCTGAGCGGCTCGCGGCCTGGGTTGCCGGGCGGGGTGAGGGCGAACGGAACCGGGGCCTATTCTGGGCCGCCTGCCGCCTTGCCGAGAACGGCACCCCATCCACCGACGCACTCGATGCGCTCGGCCCTGCCGCAGCACAGGCCGGACTCAGCGAGCGTGAGATCACCACAACCGTGCGCTCGGCCTACCGAGCCACCCAACCCACACCCGCTCCGCGCCCCTCGGCCGATGCGCCTCGTGGTGGGGCGGATCACTGGTGCAGCCGCTCCGCAGCACCGTCGGCGGTCTCTCTCGGCAGGGCAGGGCTGTGA
- a CDS encoding ParB N-terminal domain-containing protein produces MTDPQTGIQLDRAVDSLTVGQRHRTDLGDIDALAASIDRDGLLQPLTITIDGVLVCGARRLAAIKMLGWRTVSVWVRGGLSDRLGKLLAEQDDNMLHKPYTQLEAAGLYREIKEVMAEDAARRKSATRFSTENQPGNDGPAKFAGPSGALGDARELAAAMIPGGASHTTLEKVGYIEEIAANPAQPETIRAEAAAALERIEAGDPVHPLYQAIHESAEAAREVREATMHALAEDAVARANAMKKGKKPKPRLKPGVPDDAPPVRYPVRAFVQTWGELANWWTHYDADTLANELTDEQFDNFLTTVEGTTRFANDLHAARDTHAAKPILRAL; encoded by the coding sequence ATGACCGACCCGCAGACCGGTATCCAGCTCGACCGGGCCGTCGATTCCCTGACCGTCGGTCAGCGCCACCGCACCGACCTCGGCGATATCGACGCCCTCGCGGCGTCTATCGACCGTGATGGGCTGCTGCAACCGTTGACGATCACCATCGACGGGGTGCTTGTCTGCGGGGCACGCCGCCTGGCAGCGATCAAGATGCTCGGCTGGCGCACCGTCAGCGTCTGGGTACGTGGTGGCCTGTCGGACAGGCTCGGGAAACTCCTCGCCGAGCAGGACGACAACATGCTCCACAAGCCCTACACCCAGCTCGAAGCCGCCGGTCTCTACCGCGAGATCAAGGAAGTCATGGCCGAAGACGCCGCCCGCCGAAAGTCAGCAACCCGGTTCAGCACCGAAAACCAGCCAGGAAACGACGGTCCCGCAAAATTTGCGGGACCGTCAGGTGCGCTCGGCGACGCACGAGAACTCGCCGCCGCGATGATCCCCGGTGGCGCTTCACATACCACGCTGGAGAAGGTCGGCTACATCGAAGAGATCGCCGCCAACCCCGCCCAGCCCGAGACGATTCGCGCGGAAGCGGCGGCGGCGTTGGAACGGATCGAGGCAGGCGACCCCGTGCATCCGCTCTACCAGGCGATCCACGAATCCGCCGAGGCCGCGCGTGAAGTGCGCGAGGCGACGATGCACGCACTCGCCGAGGATGCCGTCGCCCGCGCCAACGCGATGAAGAAGGGCAAGAAGCCCAAACCCAGACTCAAGCCAGGCGTGCCCGACGACGCACCACCCGTGCGGTACCCGGTTCGAGCATTCGTCCAGACCTGGGGCGAACTGGCCAACTGGTGGACCCACTACGACGCCGACACCCTCGCGAACGAGCTGACCGACGAGCAGTTCGACAACTTCCTCACCACCGTCGAGGGCACCACGCGCTTCGCCAACGACCTCCACGCCGCCCGCGACACCCACGCCGCAAAGCCGATCCTGCGCGCCCTCTGA